The nucleotide window ATACCCTGAGAACGACAACTGTCTAAAACTAGTACATTTGGTCTTGCAGGTGTGACTGCATCGTCTGAGTTCGACCCTGAGTCATTGCTGACAGAAGAAACACAGTTTACAACAGAGCCTTGTGCGCAGGCTCCTAACTGCCCGTTTGAAATGGATTTCAGAGAACGTTTGTCATCTAAAAGTTTTGTAGACACCATCTCTAGACAGATAGAAAACTACGCAGATACGTTCACAACTGACAAAATGCAACATAGGTTGAAGAAACTTAAAAATATCCAAGTAAAGTGTGTCAATGCCATATTTGTTCCACATACCGaagaaaaagacaaagacaagCGAGCTGACAGCGTGAAAGAATTACCGGTCTATGTACAGGAAGGCAGAGataaatatatcatatatcTCCTACATGTTTCACTAATCCAAGAGAAATCCGTTATCAGGCATATTGCCAAAATAATTTGCATGATTCTTGACCTCGGAGCCAAGAGAGTAAAGCAAGAGATCGAGGAATGTCTCCAGTGCAAACCTGGCCTGGCTGTCCAGAGTTTATCTGATGAACAACGCAGCCTGAGATCATTAAATTTCGCAGTGTGTAAGTCACCACCAATGGGATCGGTATTGGCGCCGCAACACCTGCACCAATATCCGAACTACCGCTTTGCTGAGGATGAATTTGTGGGTTACGCCTTAGATTCGGGAGATGACGAACCCGTTGTTATCAGCGCTAAGGTACTCCAGGAAGTGAAATTTTTTGAGACTCAGTCTGACGGGTCAAACTACAACTTTAAACGAGTTTACGAGATTCATATTGGAATGGACCAACCCGTTGTTGTTCCCAGCCTTGATCTTTACAGGATAGATAAAATGACTGACGATTCATCAACAACTGGAGAAAGAGGAAACGACAAATCGTTGAACGATACTCTCGCGGGGATATCTCGCTTGTTGGAAGATATTTGGTCAGACACGTCGTTTACCGATGACCAACGCAGAATTGCTGTAAAACGACTCTTTCTGTCATGGAAGCTAGCGAGAAATCTAACGGATGAAAACTTCGCAACCGAGGTGGTGAAACATCTAAAGAACGAAGTAGACAGACTAAATCTTGAACAACAAAGATTGAAACGAGCAAAGATGGAAAATATGGAATCGACAAGCAACAAAGGCAGTGACATTGGCACCACACCCGAATATAGTGCTTTGTTCTCGAGGTGGGAAAATGATCTTGCGAAATACCGTCATAAATTGAGTGAAAGTAGCACTGTTGATTCGCTAACTTCAACTGATGGGCCATCAATACACACATATCAAAGATCCACAATACCAAACCTTTCAGAAGGAAAACGGTGGTTTCGCCAAGCAAAGGCAGATTTCAGGGCAGCAGCCAATGACTTCAAAGTCACTGACAGCCAATCCTACGAATGGGTATGTTTTAAATGCCAGCAAGCGGCCGAGAAAGCCCTGAAGGGCGGCCTGTATGCAACCCTCGGCTATTTGCCACAATCTCGAAGCCACTCTAATATATCGCTGGCCTCGTGCTTATATTCGCATGGATTGCCTGCAGATGTGATGGCGGACGTCCGGGCACTGCTCAACTTGAAGTGCGATCATTTACATCCACGATATCCAGATATGTATGGTAGGATGCAAATTCCTAATGATGTTTATTCTGAAGGGAGAGCCAGTGCTGCTCTCAGACACACCAGCAATATCCTACGAGCGATTGCATGGCTTGTTAAAGAGTATATGGATTAACCCTTCCACAGGCATGGTTTGGcacaaaatccattgttatcaatcatGAGTTTAGACCTGTTTACGGAAAACAGGAGGTGAACAAGTTAACGGAGAACACGCAGAAATGTTACTATACAGtacatttaagcaataaagcatacccagcgacggtataacACAAGATTTTAACCAGTCCATGAaatatatgcatgagcgatagcgagtgcataaaCGGAgtggactggtcaaaatcgagtggtataccgtcgctgggtgtgatttattgctagtatatcataacagtatattgaaattctggtgtggaatgtcaaaaacggatttttgctcaagctgaaaGCTCGCACGTATGccaaccgtggtatatcgccaatataccacggttcttttcgcgtctcgaccaatcagatcgctgcaatATACATGGCATGATATACTTCAGAATATCTATGACTACAAGTGATGGTATATGACTTCTACAGCGTCAGCATTATGATTCATATATGCAGTACAAGTAAGCCTCTACAAAAATCGTATCATATTTGCATCTTATCATTGATGACGTAAAGGTTCTGATAATCGGACAGAGATGGTAATGAAAATTAAACGAGGATTTGACATTTAATATGCGTGAAGCCATTGAATACGTGTTAACATCTGGCAATCAATCCAAGGAGTCGTAACCAATGGATGCTAAGAGAGCATCACTCCCAACTTAACTTCATCTTTGAATATGTTCCGTGTAAAGTACGTTGTTAACAATTCCAGTGCTTATTTTGAGAGACCTTGATTTCTTATAACACTCATCATACTTCCGTACTCCCCACTGAGTATAGGTATTGAAAACACGAACACAGGCCCACGTATCAaagttcaatgttaaagcaacgTTAATATGCTCAAGTTTTGTCACAaacaattgttatgtaaaataTGCACATGTATATTCGAAGATTTTGACATAACTGAATAAAAATGAATTGTTCTATAACGGGTTGTTGCACTGGAACAATTTCCCATTGAAACCAACAGAGTTGACCTATATTTATCCGGCAGTCGAGCTTCGACGGATATCTGAATGTAGCACACCATGGTTAAATGTGAGAATGTTTTATATGCTCTATATATTGTGTCATACCTTGTCACGCCTCAATTACAATTTGTAACAGTGATTAAAAATTCAAAGTACGAcggaaaattttccaaaaatcgaaaattttatttttctccatagagttaatacggggatggcggccattttgaatttcaaatatcggataatcttgggtaatttgtaccAAACTCTA belongs to Ptychodera flava strain L36383 chromosome 17, AS_Pfla_20210202, whole genome shotgun sequence and includes:
- the LOC139116159 gene encoding sacsin-like, translating into MEGRAGVTASSEFDPESLLTEETQFTTEPCAQAPNCPFEMDFRERLSSKSFVDTISRQIENYADTFTTDKMQHRLKKLKNIQVKCVNAIFVPHTEEKDKDKRADSVKELPVYVQEGRDKYIIYLLHVSLIQEKSVIRHIAKIICMILDLGAKRVKQEIEECLQCKPGLAVQSLSDEQRSLRSLNFAVCKSPPMGSVLAPQHLHQYPNYRFAEDEFVGYALDSGDDEPVVISAKVLQEVKFFETQSDGSNYNFKRVYEIHIGMDQPVVVPSLDLYRIDKMTDDSSTTGERGNDKSLNDTLAGISRLLEDIWSDTSFTDDQRRIAVKRLFLSWKLARNLTDENFATEVVKHLKNEVDRLNLEQQRLKRAKMENMESTSNKGSDIGTTPEYSALFSRWENDLAKYRHKLSESSTVDSLTSTDGPSIHTYQRSTIPNLSEGKRWFRQAKADFRAAANDFKVTDSQSYEWVCFKCQQAAEKALKGGLYATLGYLPQSRSHSNISLASCLYSHGLPADVMADVRALLNLKCDHLHPRYPDMYGRMQIPNDVYSEGRASAALRHTSNILRAIAWLVKEYMD